Proteins encoded together in one Planctomyces sp. SH-PL14 window:
- a CDS encoding TolC family protein has translation MGRDARRHTMVCGLLMAASLTGCSTPGMRTALKTPRVGSSRPPVARTAADRVTKEVAVRDREVAHFRLRDAEPWGEDDTASIAIIQTAGTDEAEMITLPEHLGRRGAPNLFGESAITLPELQQLALTHNPTLRQAAGLVQQAQGNWLQVGLYPNPVFGYDGGANNAPFDGQSLFLSQNIVTGGKLDWSRDVATRDTERAQWDAKAQTLRVVNDIRIRFIAVLGAQRRLTVTNELLRFADDGVRLVDTLFQEEQITKADVLQARVQQSQTRILVRNAEYQLTAAWKQLAVALGCPDLPMQALEGEIEDAVPTIDREGAWSQICHASPALQAARARAAASASQVRREQVERIPDLQVTGSVGRDFASPQFMMYGLQIGVELPVFDRNQGNVTAATGELRAAQAEVRRLELALQDRLTVAFQKYESARTEVETYRETILPTAKDNLDLTQRGYEEGELDFLRVLTARRDLSESTMNYVASLIELRTSAVEIDGMLLTGGLDAVDSNPVSSNSAGQTSGAGR, from the coding sequence ATGGGCAGGGACGCCCGACGCCACACGATGGTCTGCGGTCTGTTGATGGCCGCATCGCTCACCGGATGCAGCACGCCCGGGATGCGGACCGCGCTCAAGACGCCCCGCGTCGGCAGCAGCCGGCCCCCCGTCGCCCGGACCGCGGCAGACCGGGTCACGAAAGAGGTCGCCGTGCGCGATCGGGAGGTGGCGCACTTCCGGCTCCGCGACGCCGAGCCGTGGGGGGAAGACGACACCGCTTCGATCGCGATCATCCAGACCGCCGGGACCGACGAGGCCGAGATGATCACGCTCCCGGAACACCTGGGGCGGCGGGGAGCGCCGAACCTCTTTGGAGAGTCCGCCATCACTCTCCCGGAGCTGCAGCAGCTCGCACTCACGCACAACCCGACGCTGCGGCAGGCGGCCGGCCTCGTCCAGCAGGCCCAGGGGAACTGGCTGCAGGTGGGGCTCTATCCGAACCCGGTCTTCGGCTACGACGGGGGAGCCAACAACGCCCCCTTCGATGGCCAGAGCCTGTTCCTCTCGCAGAACATCGTGACCGGCGGCAAGCTCGACTGGAGCCGCGACGTCGCCACGCGGGACACCGAGCGGGCGCAGTGGGACGCAAAGGCGCAGACACTGCGGGTCGTCAACGACATCCGCATCCGCTTCATCGCCGTCCTCGGGGCCCAGCGGCGGTTGACCGTGACGAACGAACTGCTGCGGTTCGCCGACGACGGTGTGCGGCTCGTCGACACGCTGTTCCAGGAAGAGCAGATCACGAAGGCCGACGTCCTGCAGGCCCGCGTCCAGCAGAGCCAGACCCGGATCCTCGTGCGGAACGCGGAGTACCAGCTCACCGCCGCCTGGAAGCAGCTCGCCGTCGCGCTCGGCTGCCCCGACCTGCCGATGCAGGCCCTCGAAGGGGAGATCGAGGACGCGGTTCCCACGATCGATCGGGAAGGAGCCTGGAGCCAGATCTGTCACGCCAGCCCGGCCCTGCAGGCGGCCCGCGCCCGGGCCGCGGCATCGGCCTCGCAGGTTCGCCGCGAGCAGGTCGAGCGGATTCCCGACCTCCAGGTGACGGGGAGCGTCGGCCGGGACTTCGCCTCGCCGCAGTTCATGATGTATGGGCTCCAGATCGGGGTCGAGCTCCCGGTCTTCGACCGCAACCAGGGGAACGTGACCGCTGCCACAGGCGAACTCCGGGCGGCCCAGGCCGAAGTCCGCCGGCTGGAACTGGCCCTGCAGGACCGGCTGACAGTCGCGTTCCAGAAGTATGAAAGTGCCCGGACGGAAGTCGAAACGTACCGGGAGACGATCCTGCCAACGGCGAAGGACAACCTCGACCTGACGCAACGGGGGTACGAGGAAGGAGAGCTCGATTTCCTGCGGGTCCTGACCGCACGCCGCGACCTGAGCGAATCGACGATGAACTACGTCGCCTCGCTCATCGAGCTGCGGACCTCGGCAGTCGAGATCGACGGTATGCTCCTCACCGGCGGCCTCGACGCCGTCGATTCGAACCCGGTCTCATCGAACTCGGCCGGCCAGACGAGCGGCGCCGGGCGGTAG